Proteins from one Primulina huaijiensis isolate GDHJ02 chromosome 18, ASM1229523v2, whole genome shotgun sequence genomic window:
- the LOC140964594 gene encoding F-box/kelch-repeat protein At3g23880-like → MNITSRKNRKIVQERFLAMNLSEDVIIEILSRLPVKSLIRFRCVCKSWYVLVRDPIFITKHYKYLSSKERDHLLVIKRDNTTNERVISLLKNDGDETFADREFPPFFNDTFGHVRLIGPCNGIVALYGFHDNIVLWNPVIGDLKILFASQVSRPSDARIRGDDLGIGFDPFTNDLKLIQILFCVSHESRLINQVEIYSSKTNSWKKHGSDMPANIMYYNTWSMVYKNETFCWWAQERSTEVILSFNMSLEIFETVPLPSGIDALGGVDRITRAIFPLKESIALIVYPIKQVDKTLNIWLLDNLTGAASSWTKVSSIGPLPRIHRPLGFWNDGEWILESSSGELVLYNPRNKEIKNLGHQGKRNRLEVIVHKESLFPANQVRADL, encoded by the coding sequence ATGAACATAACATCTCGGAAAAATCGAAAGATTGTGCAAGAGAGATTTTTGGCTATGAACTTATCAGAAGATGTAATCATAGAAATTTTATCAAGATTGCCAGTAAAATCGTTGATCAGATTCAGATGTGTGTGCAAATCATGGTATGTCCTTGTTAGAGATCCTATTTTCATTACTAAACATTATAAATATTTGTCCTCTAAAGAAAGAGATCATTTACTTGTCATTAAACGTGACAATACTACAAATGAAAGAGTCATCTCATTGTTGAAAAATGATGGAGATGAGACTTTCGCTGATCGAGAATTTCCTCCATTTTTTAATGACACGTTCGGCCATGTTAGATTGATAGGCCCTTGTAATGGCATTGTTGCTTTATACGGTTTTCATGATAATATTGTTTTATGGAATCCAGTTATTGGAGATCTAAAAATATTGTTTGCATCACAAGTATCACGTCCTTCTGATGCCAGAATACGTGGTGATGATCTTGGAATAGGTTTTGATCCCTTCACGAATGATTTAAAACTCATACAGATCTTATTCTGTGTGTCTCATGAGAGTCGCCTAATTAATCAAGTTGAGATATATTCTTCAAAGACAAATTCATGGAAGAAACATGGCAGTGACATGCCAGCAAATATTATGTACTATAACACATGGAGTATGGTTTACAAGAATGAAACCTTTTGTTGGTGGGCTCAAGAAAGGAGTACTGAAGTGATACTTTCGTTCAATATGAGCCTAGAAATCTTTGAAACAGTGCCTTTGCCGTCGGGGATTGACGCTTTGGGAGGAGTAGACAGGATTACAAGAGCAATTTTCCCCCTAAAAGAATCAATTGCTTTGATTGTGTATCCTATCAAGCAAGTTgataaaactttaaacataTGGTTACTGGATAACTTAACAGGTGCTGCAAGTTCTTGGACTAAGGTGTCAAGTATCGGCCCTCTTCCAAGAATTCATAGGCCATTGGGATTTTGGAATGATGGGGAATGGATCCTGGAAAGTAGCAGTGGCGAGTTGGTTCTTTATAATCCTCGTaacaaagaaatcaagaatCTCGGACATCAAGGGAAAAGAAATAGATTGGAGGTTATCGTTCATAAAGAGAGCCTATTTCCAGCGAACCAAGTTCGAGCAGATTTGTAA
- the LOC140964246 gene encoding auxin response factor 6-like — protein MKLSSSSFTSGFDMQPGEEEKKCLNSELWHACAGPLVSLPQMGSRVVYFPQGHSEQVTASTNKEVDATMPNYPGLSPQLICQLHNVTMHADIETEEVYAQMTLQPLSPQDQKDICLLPAELGSPSKQPTNYFCKTLTASDTSTHGGFSVPRRAAEKVFPPLDYSLTPPAQELIAKDLHGNEWKFRHIFRGQPKRHLLTTGWSVFVSAKRIVAGDSVIFIWNENNQLLLGIRHANRSQTVMPSSVLSSDSMHIGLLAAAAHAAATNSRFTIFYNPRASPSEFVIPLAKYAKAVYHTRVSVGMRFRMLFETEESSVRRYMGTITSISDLDPVRWPNSHWRSVKVGWDESTAGEKQPRVSLWEVEPLTTFPMYPSPFSLRLKRPWPSGLPFFPGLRDGDMSMNTSLAWLRGNTGDQGIHSLNFQGFGAPPWMQPRLDTSILGLQPDAYQVMAAAPLQEAGSFDPSKLTNQPLLQFQQNIPNISASLIQNQMQQQSHSQQNFLPNFPENNVTSQAQILQQQLRLRQPFNDHHHQQQLFQQSQQLHPQFQEEQTKKTIPSGLQMELTSEPQLSPLQTLSSTSQLQNFTDIIGNHMTSSNNSSTQSFLRSFSREGASHQVNLLGPSPIVSPSSSSKRVALDPHFPSKVSQFGVPHPEELLISHPKVSDLSALLPPFPGREFPDFHGATENHNNLLFGVSTDTSAIMRSDMSTLRNSGNDNESLSLPYAPPAFASAAGINFPFNSDIATSSCVVESSYLQSENVDQTTPSHGTFVKVHKSGTFGRSFDISKFSSYHELRIELARMFGLEGLLEDPQRSGWQLVFVDREHDVLLLGDDPWQEFVNNVWYIKILSPLEVQQMGKEGFDLTNSIQTHQLSNNGNSFDDHMNRNDSRSILNGIPTAGSLRY, from the exons ATGAAGTTATCTTCTTCGTCTTTCACGTCGGGCTTTGATATGCAGCCGGGGGAAG AGGAGAAGAAATGCTTGAATTCGGAGCTGTGGCACGCATGCGCAGGTCCTCTGGTATCGCTTCCACAAATGGGGAGTCGGGTTGTGTATTTTCCTCAAGGACACAGCGAGCAG GTTACTGCCTCGACGAACAAGGAAGTAGATGCAACTATGCCTAACTATCCTGGCTTGTCACCGCAACTAATCTGCCAGCTTCACAATGTTACAATGCAT GCTGATATTGAAACAGAAGAAGTATATGCTCAGATGACTTTGCAACCACTTAGCCCT CAAGACCAAAAGGACATATGCCTGCTGCCAGCAGAACTTGGCTCGCCAAGCAAACAGCCAACCAACTATTTCTGTAAAACATTGACGGCTAGTGATACCAGTACTCATGGAGGATTCTCTGTTCCTCGCCGAGCAGCTGAGAAAGTTTTTCCTCCTCTT GATTACTCTCTGACGCCTCCTGCACAAGAATTAATTGCAAAAGATCTTCATGGCAATGAATGGAAGTTCAGGCATATCTTCCGAG GTCAGCCAAAAAGACATCTCCTTACTACAGGATGGAGTGTTTTTGTGAGTGCAAAGAGAATTGTTGCTGGAGATTCTGTTATATTCATTTG GAATGAAAATAATCAGTTGCTCTTGGGGATTCGACATGCTAATCGTTCCCAGACTGTTATGCCTTCATCTGTCTTGTCAAGCGACAGTATGCACATTGGTCTTCTTGCAGCAGCTGCCCATGCTGCAGCAACAAATAGTCGTTTCACTATCTTTTACAATCCAAG GGCTAGTCCATCTGAGTTTGTGATACCTCTGGCGAAGTATGCCAAAGCAGTTTATCATACCCGAGTTTCTGTGGGGATGCGTTTTCGGATGCTGTTTGAAACAGAGGAGTCCAGTGTCCGTCG GTACATGGGTACAATCACCAGCATAAGCGATTTAGATCCTGTTCGTTGGCCGAATTCACATTGGCGCTCGGTAAAG GTGGGGTGGGATGAATCAACTGCTGGGGAGAAGCAACCTAGAGTTTCTTTGTGGGAAGTTGAACCTCTGACGACTTTTCCCATGTACCCGTCCCCATTCTCCCTCAGATTGAAACGGCCATGGCCGTCTGGACTTCCTTTCTTCCCTG GACTTAGAGATGGTGATATGAGCATGAATACCTCACTTGCATGGCTTCGTGGGAATACGGGAGATCAAGGGATTCACTCGCTAAATTTCCAGGGATTTGGTGCACCCCCCTGGATGCAACCAAGGCTCGATACTTCCATACTTGGTTTACAACCTGATGCCTACCAAGTGATGGCAGCAGCTCCACTTCAGGAGGCAGGGTCATTTGATCCCAGTAAACTTACCAATCAGCCGTTGCTGCAATTCCAGCAAAATATTCCAAATATTTCTGCTTCACTGATACAGAATCAAATGCAGCAACAGTCCCATTCTCAACAGAATTTCCTTCCTAACTTTCCAGAAAACAATGTTACTTCTCAGGCTCAAATTTTGCAGCAACAGTTGCGGCTCCGTCAGCCATTTAATGATCATCATCATCAGCAACAACTATTTCAGCAATCTCAGCAACTGCATCCACAATTTCAAGAGGAACAGACCAAAAAAACCATACCCAGTGGCTTGCAAATGGAATTGACCTCTGAGCCTCAGCTCTCACCTTTGCAGACCTTGTCGTCAACAAGCCAGCTACAGAACTTCACGGATATCATTGGTAACCATATGACTTCATCTAATAATTCTTCCACGCAGAGTTTTCTACGTTCATTTTCCCGTGAAGGAGCATCCCACCAAGTGAACCTGCTTGGTCCCAGTCCTATAGTCTCACCTTCCTCATCGTCAAAACGAGTAGCATTAGACCCTCATTTTCCTTCTAAGGTTTCTCAATTTGGAGTGCCCCATCCAGAAGAATTGCTGATATCTCATCCCAAGGTCTCTGACCTTTCAGCCTTGTTGCCACCGTTTCCTGGTAGAGAATTTCCAGATTTCCATGGCGCGACAGAGAACCATAATAATTTGTTATTTGGAGTTAGTACAGACACATCGGCAATAATGAGAAGTGACATGTCAACCCTTAGAAACTCCGGCAATGATAATGAATCACTATCATTGCCATATGCACCCCCTGCATTTGCAAGTGCTGCAGGCATCAACTTTCCTTTTAACTCCGACATTGCAACCTCAAGTTGTGTCGTTGAATCAAGTTATTTACAATCAGAAAATGTGGATCAAACAACTCCATCACATGGAACCTTCGTGAAG GTTCACAAGTCAGGGACCTTCGGACGGTCATTTGATATCTCCAAATTTAGCAGCTACCATGAGCTGCGGATTGAGCTTGCTCGCATGTTTGGGCTTGAAGGCCTGTTGGAGGACCCTCAGAGATCAGGCTGGCAGCTTGTATTTGTTGACCGAGAGCATGATGTTCTTCTCCTCGGTGATGACCCTTGGCA GGAATTTGTGAACAACGTCTGGTATATCAAAATTCTCTCCCCTCTTGAAGTTCAGCAGATGGGTAAAGAGGGCTTTGATCTTACCAACTCTATCCAGACACACCAGCTCTCCAATAACGGCAATAGCTTTGATGATCATATGAATCGTAATGACTCCAGAAGCATCTTAAATGGGATTCCGACTGCCGGTTCACTTCGTTACTGA
- the LOC140963825 gene encoding heat shock 70 kDa protein 17-like, whose amino-acid sequence MATASYFRVLLFLSILFLNSIRSEAAVASIDLGSESLKVAVVNLKPGQAPISIAINEMSKRKTPNLISFHADTRLIGEESLNLQARYPNKVYSHLPSLLAKPYIFIRDFIRSLYLSYEIKPGETRDVAVFQTDGPGEFGNFTAEEMVAMILKYAVGLAETQARTSIKDVVITVAPYMGVAERTSLLTAADLAGINVLALVNEHSGAALQYGIDKDFSNGSRQVLFYDMGASSTYAALVEFSAYNAKAFGKTVSVNQFQVKDVKWDENLGGQHMELRLVEYLADEFSKQLGNGVDVRNSPKAMAKLKKQVKRTKEILSANLMAPVSVESLYDDLDFRSTITREKFEELCEDIWVKALVPVKKVLDYSGLKVNDLYAVELIGGATRVPKLQAKLQEFLGRKELSKHLDADEAIVLGASLLAANLSDGIKLNRKLGMIDGSTYGFVLELDGDGLLKDENTRQLIVPRMKKLPSKMFRSVVHNKDFEVSLAYESEDMIPPGTPYLTFAQYDVQGLTDVSDKYSTRNLSSPIKASLHFSLSRSGIFTLDRADAVIEITEWVEVPRKNLTLDNSTSAIVNITDAGSKNASDESSDKLEMNNGDGNNSDSSVDNSNTLDLGTEKKLKKRTFRVALNVIEKTKGAGMPLSKESFALAKHKLEALDKKDDERKRTAELKNNLEGYIYSTKDKLESEEFVKVSSDKERRSFLEKLAEVEDWLYMDGEDASANEFKERLDMLKAIGDPIFLRYNELTARPAASEHALKYLTELQQVVKGWEKDKSWLPRERIDEVIREAEKLKNWLNAKEAEQRKTSVFGTPAFTSDEVYSKVFDLQDKVGSVNRIPKPKPKVEKPVKIETPSSADKENATDSASEETTTSNGQATGDSDAVGDDKVDSEPVGHDEL is encoded by the exons ATGGCGACCGCGAGTTATTTTCGCGTGCTGCTCTTCCTGTCGATCTTGTTCTTGAATTCGATTCGATCTGAAGCGGCGGTGGCGAGCATAGATCTCGGCTCGGAATCGCTGAAAGTTGCCGTGGTCAATCTCAAACCCGGTCAAGCTCCGATCTCTATCGCTATTAACGAAATGTCGAAGCGAAAGACCCCAAATCTCATCTCTTTCCACGCGGATACGAGGTTAATCGGTGAGGAATCGCTTAACCTTCAAGCACGTTACCCCAACAAAGTGTATTCTCATCTACCCTCACTACTCGCCAAACCGTATatttttattcgagattttatTCGATCACTCTATTTGAGTTACGAGATTAAGCCGGGTGAAACAAGGGATGTGGCGGTTTTTCAGACCGATGGCCCAGGGGAATTCGGAAATTTCACGGCGGAGGAGATGGTGGCGATGATCTTGAAGTATGCAGTGGGATTGGCGGAGACGCAAGCTAGGACGAGCATCAAGGACGTGGTGATCACTGTGGCTCCATACATGGGGGTGGCGGAAAGAACGAGTCTACTGACAGCGGCTGACTTGGCTGGGATAAATGTGCTAGCTTTGGTGAACGAGCATTCTGGTGCTGCATTGCAGTACGGGATTGATAAGGATTTTTCAAATGGGTCGAGGCAAGTTTTGTTTTACGACATGGGCGCCAGCAGTACTTATGCTGCATTGGTGGAATTCTCCGCTTATAATGCTAAGGCATTCGGCAAGACTGTATCCGTTAATCAATTTCAG GTGAAGGATGTCAAATGGGATGAAAACCTTGGTGGTCAGCACATGGAACTGAGATTGGTGGAGTATTTGGCAGATGAATTCAGCAAACAGCTTGGAAATGGAGTTGACGTTAGAAACTCTCCCAAGGCAATGGCCAAATTGAAGAAACAAGTTAAGCGCACAAAAGAAATTTTAAGTGCCAATCTGATGGCTCCGGTTTCTGTAGAATCCCTATACGATGATCTGGACTTTAG GAGCACAATAACTCGTGAGAAGTTTGAAGAGCTTTGTGAAGATATTTGGGTAAAAGCCCTTGTACCTGTTAAAAAAGTTCTCGACTATTCAGGACTGAAGGTGAATGATCTTTATGCAGTGGAGTTAATCGGAGGTGCCACTCGAGTGCCAAAGTTGCAG GCTAAACTTCAGGAATTTCTTGGTAGGAAAGAGTTGAGCAAGCATCTTGATGCTGATGAAGCTATTGTTCTGGGTGCCTCATTGCTTGCTGCAAATTTAAGTGATGGAATCAAGTTAAACCGTAAGCTAGGAATGATTGATGGTTCTACTTATGGATTTGTGCTTGAGTTGGATGGTGATGGCCTTTTGAAAGATGAAAACACCAGGCAGCTGATCGTACCAAGAATGAAGAAGTTACCCAGTAAA ATGTTCAGATCTGTTGTTCACAACAAAGATTTTGAAGTTTCACTTGCTTATGAAAGTGAAGATATGATACCACCTGGCACACCCTATCTTACATTTGCACAATATGATGTCCAAGGTCTCACAGATGTCAGTGACAA GTACTCAACACGGAACCTTTCCTCCCCAATTAAAGCCAGTTTACATTTCTCTCTCAGTAGAAGTGGTATATTTACCTTGGATCGAGCAGATGCTGTAATTGAAATAACTGAATGGGTAGAAGTTCCACGCAAGAATCTCACATTGGACAACTCAACGTCTGCTATTGTCAACATTACAGATGCTGGTTCTAAGAATGCTTCAGACGAGAGCAGTGACAAGTTGGAAATGAATAATGGTGACGGTAACAACTCAGATTCTAGTGTTGACAATTCCAACACGTTGGATCTAGGCACTGAAAAGAAGCTGAAGAAGCGAACTTTTCGTGTTGCTCTTAAT GTTATTGAAAAGACAAAAGGGGCTGGAATGCCTCTCTCAAAAGAATCTTTTGCTCTGGCTAAGCACAAGTTAGAAGCTTTGGACAAGAAGGatgatgaaaggaaaagaaCTGCTGAATTGAAAAACAACTTGGAAGGATACATTTATTCTACTAAAGACAAG CTTGAATCTGAGGAGTTTGTGAAAGTATCTTCAGACAAAGAACGACGGTCCTTCTTGGAGAAACTAGCTGAG GTGGAAGATTGGTTGTATATGGATGGAGAAGATGCTTCTGCAAATGAATTTAAAGAACGCCTAGATATGTTGAAAGCTATTGGAGACCCCATATTCTTAAG gtatAATGAGCTTACAGCACGACCTGCTGCCTCAGAACATGCACTGAAGTACCTTACTGAGCTGCAACAG GTTGTGAAGGGATGGGAAAAAGACAAATCATGGCTACCAAGAGAGAGAATAGATGAG GTTATACGAGAAGCTGAAAAGTTAAAGAATTGGTTAAATGCCAAGGAGGCTGAACAGAGGAA GACTTCTGTATTTGGAACCCCCGCATTCACATCCGATGAAGTATATTCAAAGGTTTTTGATCTACAGGACAAG GTTGGAAGTGTCAACAGAATTCCCAAGCCAAAGCCAAAAGTTGAGAAACCTGTGAAGATAGAAACCCCAAGTTCTGCTGATAAAGAAAATGCCACAGACTCGGCATCTGAAGAGACAACCACTTCAAATGGCCAAGCAACAGGAGATTCAGATGCTGTCGGCGATGACAAAGTGGATTCTGAGCCCGTGGGACATGATGAGTTGTAA
- the LOC140963826 gene encoding UDP-arabinose 4-epimerase 1-like isoform X3, giving the protein MDYMEKQRTSNFTRKILLVAGITALFLFMLNRSPAASTSTKFSQHEQGVTHVLVTGGAGYIGSHAVLRLLKDSYRVTIVDNLSRGNIGAVRILQELYPEPGRLQFIYADLGDATAVNKIFSENAFDAVMHFAAVAYVGESTAEPLRYYHNITSNTLLVLKAMATHGIKTLIYSSTCATYGEPDKMPITETTTQVPINPYGKAKKMSEDIIRDFSRTSNMAVMILRYFNVIGSDPEGRLGESPRPELREQGRISGACFDAARGIIPGLKIRGTDYNTPDGTCVRDYIDVTDLIDAHVKALAHAVPGEVGIYNVGTGKGSSVKEFVEACKKATGVDIKVDYLSRRPGDYAEVYSDPSKIKNKLNWTAKYTNLERSLSVAWRWQKAHRNGYDNNNYS; this is encoded by the exons ATGGATTATATGGAGAAGCAGCGCACGAGCAACTTCACAAGGAAAATTCTCTTGGTTGCTGGAATCACCGCACTTTTTCTTTTTATGCTCAATCGATCACCTGCTGCAAGTACCTCAACCAAG TTCTCTCAGCACGAGCAAGGTGTAACACATGTCTTGGTGACCGGAGGGGCAGGCTATATAGGTTCTCATGCAGTTCTTCGACTTCTTAAAGATTCGTATCGTGTAACCATTGTG GACAACCTTTCTCGTGGCAACATTGGAGCCGTTAGAAtccttcaagaactttatccAGAACCAGGGAGACTTCAATTTATATATGCTGATCTTGGAGATGCAACGGCT gtaaacaaaatattttcagagAATGCGTTTGATGCTGTTATGCATTTTGCTGCTGTTGCTTATGTTGGAGAAAGTACAGCTGAACCTCTAAG ATATTATCATAACATTACATCAAATACGTTACTGGTTCTGAAGGCAATGGCTACACATGGtataaaaactttgatatattCGAGTACTTGTGCAACATATGGAGAGCCGGACAAGATGCCAATAACAGAGACCACTACTCAA GTACCTATTAATCCATACGGAAAAGCCAAGAAAATGTCAGAAGATATTATACGGGACTTCTCGAGGACATCAAACATGGCTGTCATGATCTTAAG GTACTTCAATGTGATTGGCTCAGACCCTGAGGGACGTCTAGGAGAATCTCCACGACCAGAATTGCGAGAACAAGGAAGAATATCGGGTGCTTGTTTCGATGCAGCAAGAGGAATCATTCCAGGGTTAAAG ATAAGAGGAACCGATTATAACACGCCCGATGGAACTTGTGTGAGAGACTACATTGATGTCACTGATTTGATAGACGCACATGTGAAAGCTTTAGCTCACGCCGTACCCGGAGAAGTTGGTATCTACAATGTCGGAACAGGGAAAG GTAGTTCAGTTAAAGAATTCGTGGAAGCATGTAAAAAGGCGACAGGTGTGGACATAAAAGTGGATTACCTAAGCCGACGACCAGGGGATTATGCAGAAGTTTATAGTGATCCTTCCAAGATCAAGAATAAACTTAACTGGACAGCCAAATATACAAATCTTGAACGAAGTTTGAGTGTAGCATGGAGATGGCAGAAGGCACACAGAAACggatatgataataataattattcttAG
- the LOC140963826 gene encoding probable UDP-arabinose 4-epimerase 2 isoform X1: protein MFVTYIFSSSPLTVRPNNHCLLVFFSCTLLLGMDYMEKQRTSNFTRKILLVAGITALFLFMLNRSPAASTSTKFSQHEQGVTHVLVTGGAGYIGSHAVLRLLKDSYRVTIVDNLSRGNIGAVRILQELYPEPGRLQFIYADLGDATAVNKIFSENAFDAVMHFAAVAYVGESTAEPLRYYHNITSNTLLVLKAMATHGIKTLIYSSTCATYGEPDKMPITETTTQVPINPYGKAKKMSEDIIRDFSRTSNMAVMILRYFNVIGSDPEGRLGESPRPELREQGRISGACFDAARGIIPGLKIRGTDYNTPDGTCVRDYIDVTDLIDAHVKALAHAVPGEVGIYNVGTGKGSSVKEFVEACKKATGVDIKVDYLSRRPGDYAEVYSDPSKIKNKLNWTAKYTNLERSLSVAWRWQKAHRNGYDNNNYS from the exons ATGTTCGTAACTTACATATTTTCCAGCAGCCCTTTGACAGTTAGGCCAAATAATCACTGTCTATTGGTCTTCTTTTCCTGTACAT TGCTTCTAGGAATGGATTATATGGAGAAGCAGCGCACGAGCAACTTCACAAGGAAAATTCTCTTGGTTGCTGGAATCACCGCACTTTTTCTTTTTATGCTCAATCGATCACCTGCTGCAAGTACCTCAACCAAG TTCTCTCAGCACGAGCAAGGTGTAACACATGTCTTGGTGACCGGAGGGGCAGGCTATATAGGTTCTCATGCAGTTCTTCGACTTCTTAAAGATTCGTATCGTGTAACCATTGTG GACAACCTTTCTCGTGGCAACATTGGAGCCGTTAGAAtccttcaagaactttatccAGAACCAGGGAGACTTCAATTTATATATGCTGATCTTGGAGATGCAACGGCT gtaaacaaaatattttcagagAATGCGTTTGATGCTGTTATGCATTTTGCTGCTGTTGCTTATGTTGGAGAAAGTACAGCTGAACCTCTAAG ATATTATCATAACATTACATCAAATACGTTACTGGTTCTGAAGGCAATGGCTACACATGGtataaaaactttgatatattCGAGTACTTGTGCAACATATGGAGAGCCGGACAAGATGCCAATAACAGAGACCACTACTCAA GTACCTATTAATCCATACGGAAAAGCCAAGAAAATGTCAGAAGATATTATACGGGACTTCTCGAGGACATCAAACATGGCTGTCATGATCTTAAG GTACTTCAATGTGATTGGCTCAGACCCTGAGGGACGTCTAGGAGAATCTCCACGACCAGAATTGCGAGAACAAGGAAGAATATCGGGTGCTTGTTTCGATGCAGCAAGAGGAATCATTCCAGGGTTAAAG ATAAGAGGAACCGATTATAACACGCCCGATGGAACTTGTGTGAGAGACTACATTGATGTCACTGATTTGATAGACGCACATGTGAAAGCTTTAGCTCACGCCGTACCCGGAGAAGTTGGTATCTACAATGTCGGAACAGGGAAAG GTAGTTCAGTTAAAGAATTCGTGGAAGCATGTAAAAAGGCGACAGGTGTGGACATAAAAGTGGATTACCTAAGCCGACGACCAGGGGATTATGCAGAAGTTTATAGTGATCCTTCCAAGATCAAGAATAAACTTAACTGGACAGCCAAATATACAAATCTTGAACGAAGTTTGAGTGTAGCATGGAGATGGCAGAAGGCACACAGAAACggatatgataataataattattcttAG
- the LOC140963826 gene encoding UDP-arabinose 4-epimerase 1-like isoform X2: MVLLGMDYMEKQRTSNFTRKILLVAGITALFLFMLNRSPAASTSTKFSQHEQGVTHVLVTGGAGYIGSHAVLRLLKDSYRVTIVDNLSRGNIGAVRILQELYPEPGRLQFIYADLGDATAVNKIFSENAFDAVMHFAAVAYVGESTAEPLRYYHNITSNTLLVLKAMATHGIKTLIYSSTCATYGEPDKMPITETTTQVPINPYGKAKKMSEDIIRDFSRTSNMAVMILRYFNVIGSDPEGRLGESPRPELREQGRISGACFDAARGIIPGLKIRGTDYNTPDGTCVRDYIDVTDLIDAHVKALAHAVPGEVGIYNVGTGKGSSVKEFVEACKKATGVDIKVDYLSRRPGDYAEVYSDPSKIKNKLNWTAKYTNLERSLSVAWRWQKAHRNGYDNNNYS, from the exons ATGG TGCTTCTAGGAATGGATTATATGGAGAAGCAGCGCACGAGCAACTTCACAAGGAAAATTCTCTTGGTTGCTGGAATCACCGCACTTTTTCTTTTTATGCTCAATCGATCACCTGCTGCAAGTACCTCAACCAAG TTCTCTCAGCACGAGCAAGGTGTAACACATGTCTTGGTGACCGGAGGGGCAGGCTATATAGGTTCTCATGCAGTTCTTCGACTTCTTAAAGATTCGTATCGTGTAACCATTGTG GACAACCTTTCTCGTGGCAACATTGGAGCCGTTAGAAtccttcaagaactttatccAGAACCAGGGAGACTTCAATTTATATATGCTGATCTTGGAGATGCAACGGCT gtaaacaaaatattttcagagAATGCGTTTGATGCTGTTATGCATTTTGCTGCTGTTGCTTATGTTGGAGAAAGTACAGCTGAACCTCTAAG ATATTATCATAACATTACATCAAATACGTTACTGGTTCTGAAGGCAATGGCTACACATGGtataaaaactttgatatattCGAGTACTTGTGCAACATATGGAGAGCCGGACAAGATGCCAATAACAGAGACCACTACTCAA GTACCTATTAATCCATACGGAAAAGCCAAGAAAATGTCAGAAGATATTATACGGGACTTCTCGAGGACATCAAACATGGCTGTCATGATCTTAAG GTACTTCAATGTGATTGGCTCAGACCCTGAGGGACGTCTAGGAGAATCTCCACGACCAGAATTGCGAGAACAAGGAAGAATATCGGGTGCTTGTTTCGATGCAGCAAGAGGAATCATTCCAGGGTTAAAG ATAAGAGGAACCGATTATAACACGCCCGATGGAACTTGTGTGAGAGACTACATTGATGTCACTGATTTGATAGACGCACATGTGAAAGCTTTAGCTCACGCCGTACCCGGAGAAGTTGGTATCTACAATGTCGGAACAGGGAAAG GTAGTTCAGTTAAAGAATTCGTGGAAGCATGTAAAAAGGCGACAGGTGTGGACATAAAAGTGGATTACCTAAGCCGACGACCAGGGGATTATGCAGAAGTTTATAGTGATCCTTCCAAGATCAAGAATAAACTTAACTGGACAGCCAAATATACAAATCTTGAACGAAGTTTGAGTGTAGCATGGAGATGGCAGAAGGCACACAGAAACggatatgataataataattattcttAG